The Salvelinus sp. IW2-2015 linkage group LG15, ASM291031v2, whole genome shotgun sequence genome includes a region encoding these proteins:
- the LOC111974638 gene encoding acetoacetyl-CoA synthetase-like encodes MSKDTERMSEKIMESKVLWYPDSKKNTQMDRFRTQVNRDFGLNLANYNDLYQWSVESYPEFWAEVWRFCGVVSSRMYEEVVDISKRISDVPEWFKGSRMNYAENLLKHKDQDKVALYAASKYG; translated from the exons ATGTCCAAAGACACCGAACGTATGAGCGAGAAGATAATGGAGTCGAAGGTATTATGGTACCCAGACTCAAAGAAGAACACACAAATGGACAGATTCAGGACACAGGTGAACAGAGACTTTGGGCTTAATCTAG CCAACTACAATGACCTGTACCAGTGGTCTGTGGAGAGCTACCCTGAGTTCTGGGCTGAGGTGTGGCGTTTCTGTGGGGTAGTAAGCTCCAGGATGTATGAGGAG GTGGTCGATATCTCCAAGAGGATATCGGACGTCCCAGAGTGGTTCAAAGGAAGCCGCATGAACTATGCTGAAAACCTGCTAAAGCACAAAGACCAGGACAAGGTGGCCCTCTATGCTGCTAGTAAGTACGGCTGA